A window of Peromyscus leucopus breed LL Stock unplaced genomic scaffold, UCI_PerLeu_2.1 scaffold_872, whole genome shotgun sequence genomic DNA:
AGACTCACCAATATTCATTCACATAACCTTCTTGTTAGCAGAGTTGAAAGAAAACAGGTACAGAGGCCCAGTTACAGACTCTCAGCCACAAATGCAAAAGAACCACCAAATATCTCCACCAAAAGGCATGTTCACTGAAATTACTTAGATTATAAATCATAAAtagataatatattatatattacttaCCCGGTTTATACTGCTGTTCCCTAAAATAGCCTGAAGTAGAGTTTTCTCAAATTCTTCCAacttctttgaacattttttaagaatatgattAGATAAATTAAAATCACTCGCCAGTCTAGCTAATGTAGCAACAGCTTCCGTCCAAAAGCTTGAGAAAGGGAGTTTCGGGTTACGGTAAAACGTGATCAGGCCATCTAACAACTGTGAAACAGAATCAGAAACTGTGGAGGAGTCTTTTTCAAAGTGGGTTAGGTACACTTTCAGACTACTGGATTCTCTCAGTTTCTTCAGTTCGAGCAGATGTTGCAAG
This region includes:
- the LOC114680655 gene encoding meiosis-specific protein MEI4-like; protein product: MLLHLAVSGHDVFPPLPDQEPTSSENTLALMDDSGCVLSNEQRSESAELSQHVVESCSPPSLLPLPLEKKPCTTLENPPSCHLQFLQHLLELKKLRESSSLKVYLTHFEKDSSTVSDSVSQLLDGLITFYRNPKLPFSSFWTEAVATLARLASDFNLSNHILKKCSKKLEEFEKTLLQAILGNSSINR